A genome region from Gemmatimonadota bacterium includes the following:
- a CDS encoding molybdopterin-dependent oxidoreductase, with amino-acid sequence HSNATHLATVEVDVETGQISLRRYIVVEDCGRIINPIIVDGQIQGGVAQGIGTAMYEHALYDENGQFLTGTLMDYLVPTAVDVPHVEIGHIESPSPFSQGGIKGIGEGGAIAPPAAIANAVADALSPFGVQVSEIPLTPERVLACIERARNSAGTPD; translated from the coding sequence CGCATTCCAATGCGACGCACCTGGCAACGGTCGAGGTGGATGTTGAAACCGGGCAGATCAGCCTGCGGCGCTACATCGTTGTTGAGGACTGCGGCAGGATTATCAACCCCATCATTGTCGATGGGCAAATTCAGGGCGGTGTCGCCCAGGGTATCGGCACGGCCATGTATGAACATGCCCTCTACGACGAGAATGGACAGTTCTTGACCGGTACGCTCATGGATTATCTCGTCCCTACAGCGGTAGACGTTCCGCACGTCGAGATTGGACATATTGAATCGCCCTCACCTTTCAGCCAGGGCGGCATCAAAGGTATAGGCGAAGGGGGGGCCATTGCGCCGCCGGCGGCGATTGCGAACGCAGTTGCCGATGCGCTCTCCCCGTTCGGAGTCCAGGTGAGCGAAATCCCGCTCACCCCGGAGCGGGTGTTGGCGTGTATCGAGCGGGCGAGGAACTCAGCAGGGACGCCTGACTAG